Genomic segment of Anaerobacillus alkaliphilus:
AACTGACATTCAAACAGAAGTAGACAATTATATTGGACAATATAAAGAAGGATATTTTAGTCCCTTAGCGATGCTAGCTAGAATGACGGAAGAGCTAGGCGAACTTTCTCGAGAAGTTAATCATTATTATGGTGAAAAGCCAAAAAAGTCTTCCGAAGAAGAAAAGACAATGGAGCAAGAGCTAGGAGACTTATTCTTTGTATTAGTATGCTTTGCTAATTCATTAAACATTAGTTTAGAAGAATCTTTTGATCTCGTCATGGAGAAATTCCGAACTCGTGACAAAGATCGTTGGACCAAAATAGAGGAGTAAAGGAGTTAGTATAAATGACAGAAACAGTTATAAAAGTAGCAATTACAGGAGCAAGAGGAAAAA
This window contains:
- a CDS encoding nucleotide pyrophosphohydrolase, which encodes MNNKTLTDIQTEVDNYIGQYKEGYFSPLAMLARMTEELGELSREVNHYYGEKPKKSSEEEKTMEQELGDLFFVLVCFANSLNISLEESFDLVMEKFRTRDKDRWTKIEE